The DNA window TACCATTGGGACAAATCACCAAAAGAGGTTCAACAGGAAATCTTCCGTAAGCAAATCCGATTGGCTAAAAAAGTGAAACTGCCAATTATCATCCATAACCGAGAAGCAACTGCAGATGTCTTAGAAATTCTTAAAGAAGAAAATGCAAAAGAAGTTGGCGGGGTTATGCATTGCTTTAGTGGCAGTTTAGAAACAGCGCATCAAAGTATAGACATGAACTTCATGATTTCACTTGGTGGGCCCGTAACATTCAAAAATGCCAAAAAGCCAAAAGAAGTTGCTGAGGCGATTGCACTTGATTACTTAATGATTGAAACAGATGCTCCATATTTAGCGCCGCACCCGTATCGTGGCAAACGAAATGAACCATCTTATGTACCGCTAGTAGCACAAGAAATCGCGCGGTTAAAAGGCATTTCAATAGAAACTGTTGCAAAAGCAACGACAGAGAACGCTGAGAGGTTTTATAAGTTTTCTCAAAAAAAGTGAAATTAAGAAATTCGCATTCGTTGACAGGGCGAACATGAGCCCATATAATCACTCAAGTGAAAGAGGAGGAAATATTTTTGACAAATCAAACAAATAGTACCAATTCGACAAAGTCATTTAAAGGTAAATCGTTGGCGGTAACAATTGCTACGGTATTGTTGTTCGCAGCGGTTTTAACTTTTGCTATATACGAAGGAACAAAAAACACAGTTACGGTAACGGCTAATGGGGAACAAGAGCAGGTAAGAACGCATGCAGAAACAGTAGGTGCTTTTTTAGAAGAACAAGACATCAAACCTGGAGAACATGATTTTGTGAGCCATTCAACGGAAACACCGATTAACGAAGATATGAAATTAGAGTGGGATGCTGCAGAACAATACGCAGTAACAGTTGATGGCGAAGCAACTTCAGCTTGGACCACTAAAAATACGGTATCAGAAATTCTGGCAACAGCGAATATTGAACTAACGAAACATGATAAAGTAACACCAGCATTAGATGAACAAGTAAATGAGGACACAAAAATCTCAGTTGAAAAAGCATATGAAGTGACGATTCAAGACGGTCTTGAAGAAAAGAAAGTATGGTCTACTTCAACAACAGTTGCTGATTTCTTAAAAGAAAACAAAATCACTTTAGGTAAACTAGATCGCGTTGAAAGTGAAATGGACGAATTGGTTTTACCGAATTCTGAAGTCAAAGTAGTACGTGTTGAAAAGCTTACTGATGTCGTTGAGGATTCTGTAAAGTATGCAGTTGAAACTAAAAAAGACGACACACTTCTTAAAGGTAGTGAAAAAGTAGTTCAAAAAGGTCAAAATGGTTTAGTTGAAAAAACATACGAAATTGTAAAAGAAAATGGTAAAGAAGTAAAACGAGATCTTAAAAATGAAAAAGTTGTTAAAGCACCAACAAAACAAGTAACAGCAGTTGGTACAAAAACGGTTGTAGCTAGTGTATCTCGTGGTACTCAAAAAGCGACTGTTAAAACTGCTACAAAAGAGAAAGCAGCAGTAACAACTACTCAAGCAACACCAAAAGCAGCACCAAAGACAGCATCGAAAGAGCAACCAAAAGCAACACCAGTTAAAGCGGAACCTGCAGCAGCGGAACCAACTGGTGGAAAAGAATTTTATGTATCGGCAACAGCATACACAGCAAGCTGCACAGGCTGTTCAGGAATTACTGCTACAGGCATTAACTTGAAAACAAACCCGGGTCTTAAAGTAATTGCAGTAGATCCTAGCGTTATTCCATTAGGCTCTAAAGTATGGGTTGAAGGATATGGTAATGCGATTGCAGGCGATACAGGTGGAGCAATCAAAGGAAATAAAATTGATTTATTCATGGCGAACAAATCAGATGCTTTGTCATTTGGACGGAAACAAGTGAAAGTTAGAATCTTAAACTAATCTAATTTTAATCCAACCAAAAGCTTTCCTGGGATATTTCCCGGGAAAGCTTTTTACATGTCTATCTGCAAACCTGTAAAATAAATAACAAGCTAGAAAAGAGGGGTTTACTAAATGAAGATAACTGAAATTATTGTAGTTGAAGGAAAAGACGATACAGTAGCTATTAAACGCGCAGTCCACGCAGACACCATTGAAACAAACGGTTCAGCTATTAATACAGAAACGCTCGCGCGAATCGCTCATGCACAAGAAAAGCGGGGAGTCATTGTTTTTACGGATCCGGATTATCCTGGAAGACGCATCCGTGCTATTATTGAAGAACATGTGCCACAGGCAAAACATGCATTTCTAGCAAAAGAAAAGACAATTGCTAAAAATGGCAAAGGGCTTGGGATAGAACATGCTCGCGATGAAGACATTCGCGAAGCGCTAAAAGCGGTGTATACACCGTTAGAGCAAGATCGTGCTGTTGAGATTACGATGGAAGACTTAATAGATGCTGGCCTTGTTGCCCACCCACAAGCGAAACAGCGACGCATTGCAATTGGTAACGCATTGCAAATTGGCTACACCAACGGCAAGCAATTACAAAAGCGACTCTACATGTTCGGCATTTCGAGAGACCTGTTTATCAAAGCAGTACAAGCGTTAACTCAGGAGGAAAATTAATGACTAAAGATATTGCAACACCTATTCGTACGCAACAAATCATGACGAAATATAATTTAAAAGTAAAGAAAAGCTTAGGACAAAACTTTTTAATCGATCCGAATATTTTGCGCAAAATTGTTGGGCAAGCCAACTTGACAAAAAAATCGGCAGCAATAGAAATTGGTCCTGGTATCGGCGCACTAACTGAACACTTGGCAAGAGAAGCGGGGAAAGTGCTAGCTTTTGAAATCGATCAGCGTTTATTGCCAGTCTTAGCAGACACTTTATCTCCGTATGACAATATTTCGATTGTTCATGCTGATATTTTAAAAACAAATGTACAAGAGGCGATTGATCGTGAATTAGCAGACTATGATGATATTGTCGTAGTGGCAAATCTACCTTATTACGTGACAACTCCGATTATCTTGAAGTTATTGCTTGAAAAGCTGCCAATTCGTAGCATGGTCGTTATGCTGCAAAAAGAGGTAGCTGAGCGTATTACAGCTAAACCTGGAACAAAAGCCTACGGATCGTTATCAATCGCTATTCAGTACTACACACAGGCTGAAATGGCGTTAACTGTTCCAAAATCCGTATTCTTACCTCAACCCAATGTAGATTCTGCGGTTATTCGTATGACAAAGCGTGAAGTGCCGGAAGTTGTAGTAATTGACGAAGACTTTTTCTTTACAGTTACAAGAGGATCGTTCGTTCAACGAAGAAAAACTATATTAAACAACCTTCAAGTGGCAATGCCTTCAGGAAAAGAGAAAAAAGATCTCATTTTAAAAGCGCTAGAAGAAGCTGAAATTGATCCAACAAGACGTGGCGAAACATTAACCATCAAAGAATTTGGTTTATTATCGGATAAATTGTACGCATATTTCCAGTAATAACGCCGTTCTGTTACAAAATCTACACAATTTGTTTCGAGTCAAAGAAATTTCGAATAAATAAATATTGACAGCAACAGAGTGTCGCTGATAAAATTATAAATTTGCTTGACTATTCCATCAAATTATGGTAGAATTTTATCCATAGTGAGGTGTAGACAAAATGCCCAAAACTTTGGCGGATATTAAAAAGTCGTTAGACCTACATTTAGGAAAACGATTGCTTTTGAAGGCAAACGGAGGTCGCAAGAAAACGGTTGAACGTGCCGGAATCCTGCGCGAAACATATCACTCCGTGTTCGTGATTGAGTTAGATCAAGAAGAGCATGCATTTGAACGCGTGTCTTACAGCTACGCAGACATCTTAACTGAAGCAGTAGAAATTACTGTGTACGAAGGAACTGAAGATGCACTTGTTGTGAAATAATCGAACTACATTTATAAGATACTCCAAAAACTTGCTCCTGCTGATTAAGCGGATTGCGAGTTTTTTTGTTTCTGTCGCTACTTTGCTTTCCATTAGCCCGCGGTGTGTTAAAATAGTCTTCATCAGAATATAAAAGGAGGCAGTGGGATGCTCTACGTGAAAGCGCCTGCCAAGATTAACTTAACATTAGATGTTTTACATAAACGTCCAGATAACTATCATGAGATTGAAATGATTATGACCACGGTGGATTTGTCGGATCGCATAGGCTTGATGGGGACGGCAAAAGGCATACATATTCAGTCTGCAGATCGCTTCGTGCCAAATGATTCCCGCAACCTTGCTTATCAGGCAGCACAACTGATTAAAGATACATTTAATATTAAAACCGGTGTTATCATTTCGTTGGATAAAAAAATTCCGGTTGCCGCAGGTTTAGCCGGAGGAAGTAGCGATGCTGCTGCTACATTAAAAGGATTAAACAAGCTTTGGCAATTAAACTTGTCGCTTGATGAACTAGCTGAACTAGGTGCAAAAATCGGTTCGGATGTATCTTTTTGTGTTTACGGTGGCACCGCTCTTGCAAAAGGACGTGGAGAAATAATCCAACAATTACCGACTCCACCAAATTGCTGGGTCATTTTAGCGAAACCAACCATAGGCGTTTCTACAGCCGATGTATATGGCGCATTTGATGTTACAACAGCGCAGCATCCAAATACACAAGCAATGATCCAAGCGCTCGAGGATGGCGATTACGATGCGATGTGTGCCAACCTTGGCAATGCACTTGAGAGCGTTACGTTGAAGCTATATCCAGAAGTAGAACAAATTAAAGAGCAGATGAAAAAGTTTGGTGCAGATGCCGTATTAATGAGTGGGAGTGGCCCGACAGTTTTTGGGTTGGTCTACCAAGAAGCGCGTATTCCGCGTATATATAATGGCTTGCGTGGCTTTTGTTCGGAAGTATACGCAGTACGGTTGATTGGTGAACGAGAGCCCCTTGCTTAAATACGGACATTTATGGTAAGTTTTCTATAAATCATTCGTGTTTAGGAGAGGGTAGTTTTGAAGTGGAAGCGCAGTGAACGGCTTGTTGATATGACACATTTTTTATTAGAACATCCACATAAATTGATTTCGCTATCTTATTTCTCGGAGCTGTATCAATCAGCTAAGTCATCTATTAGTGAAGATTTAGGGATTGTTAAAGAAACGTTTGAAGAAAAAGGGATTGGTTTGTTGATGACTGTACCGGGAGCAGCTGGCGGCGTTAAATATGTTCCGAAGCTTCAAGCTGGTGAAATCAAAACCGTGATAGCAGACTTGATGGAAGAGTTAAGCCATTCGGATCGACTGTTGCCAGGTGGCTATTTGTATATGACCGATGTACTTGGCAATCCAGAAATGATGAACCGAGTTGGTAAAGTATTTGCGACAGCATTTGCAAAAGAGAAAATTGATGTCATCATGACGGTAGCAACAAAAGGCATTCCAATTGCCCACGCCATTGCGCGTCACTTAAATGTGCCAGTGGTAATTGTCCGTAGAGACAGCAAAGTTACTGAAGGGTCTACAGTCAGCATTAATTATGTATCGGGTTCATCTAGACGCATACAGACAATGGTGTTGTCAAAACGTAGCATGAAGAGCGGACAGCGTGTCTTAATTACCGATGACTTTATGAAAGTCGGCGGAACGATGAATGGTATGAAAAACTTGCTTGAAGAGTTTGAATGCACGTTAGCGGGCGTCGCTGTACTCGTTGAAGCAGAGCATTCAGATGAACGTCTTGTCGAGAAGTATTTATCTCTCGTTAAATTGCATGAAGTTAGTGAAAAAGAACGGACCATTGCATTAGAAGAAGGAAATTACTTTGAAAACGGGGGAATTTAAATGAATTTCGTAGCGACAAACAAAGCAGCAGCTGCAATCGGACCATATTCACAAGGTGTAGTTTCAGGAGGACTTTTGTATAGCTCAGGTCAAATTCCATTAACAGCAACCGGTGAATTGGTTGATGGCTCTATCGCCGACCAAACTCATCAAGTATTTTCAAATCTAAAAGCAGTCCTTGCAGAAGCAGGTTCATCTCTTAATGATGTTATTAAAACCACAGTTTTTATTAAAGATATGAATGATTTCGTTGCCTTAAACGAAATTTATGCAAGTTATTTTGGCGATCATAAACCAGCGCGTTCGACAGTTGAAGTGGCGCGGTTGCCAAAAGACGTAAAAGTAGAAATCGAAGTTATCGCAAAAGTGAGCGAGTAAAATTAATAAACTAAGTAAAAAAGCAGGTCAACCCACAAATTTGTGAGGTGACCTGCTTTTTTGTTCGTCCATTATCCTCTTCTTCTCTTTATTGAGTAAATTTTCTAATAAGTTTTGTTATTTGTGAAGGAGAATAGTCCTTTGTAGCGAATAACCATAATTAGGGTTTAAAACAGCAGCTGAGAGGAGGGGGAACAAGAGAATGGAAGTAACAGATGTGAGACTACGACGTGTACAAACCGACGGTCGAATGAGAGCAATCGCCTCCATCACGCTGGATAACGAATTTGTGATTCATGACATTCGTGTAATTGATGGAAACGATGGCTTGTTTGTAGCGATGCCGAGCAAAAGAACGCCAGATGGAGAATTTCGAGATATTGCCCATCCGATCAACTCGAGCGCACGCACGAAATTGCAAGAAGCCGTCTTAACTGCATATGAGCAAAGTGAAAGCGAATCGGTCTTAGAAAATGCCGGCGTTTAATGAAGCTGAAACAAGGAGCCTTCTATTGTAAAATAGGCTCTTTTTTTATTTGCCTTTTTTGTCATGGGATTGTCATGCTTAAGAACCTTGAAAAATCAAGGTTTTTCCGCTATAGTCAATAAGGAAAAGCGAATTTTTTGATTGACATGTCTAGGGTAACACTTGACTAATCAATTGATAGAATAAATACATGGGTAGAACTAACAAAAGGGTTCTGATCAAATTGGGAGTGGAGGGATAACAGATGGCAAATACATATGCAGTAATTTTAGCAGCGGGTCAAGGAACGCGCATGAAGTCGAAGTTGTACAAAGTACTTCATCCGGTCTGTGGTATGCCAATGGTTGAACATGTAACAAATAATGTTGAGCAACTCGGTGTTGAGAAAATCGTTACAGTTGTCGGCCACGGTGCTGAGAAAGTTCAACAGCAACTAGGGGAAAAAAGTGAATACGCTTTGCAAGCTGAGCAGCTTGGAACGGCTCATGCGGTACAGCAAACAGCTTCATTGATCGAAGGTTTAGCGGGCACAACTTTGGTTGTTTGTGGCGACACACCATTAATTCGTCCAGAAACGATGCAAGCCTTACTTGACCAGCATGCTGAAACTAGAGCAAAAGCAACAATTTTAACAGCAATTGCAGAAAATCCGACAGGTTACGGTCGAATTCTTCGCAATAGCGACGGCATTGTTGAAAAAATCGTTGAGCAAAAAGATGCTTCTCCAGAAGAGCAACAAGTAAAAGAAATCAATACAGGAACATATTGCTTTGATAATGAAGCGTTATTTGAAGCGTTACAATTGGTTTCTAATGATAATGTTCAAGGTGAATATTATTTGCCGGATGTTATTGAAATTCTTCAAAAGCAAGGTGAAATCGTTGCTGCTTATGCAACAGATAGCTTTGATGAAACATTGGGAGTCAATGACCGCGTTGCGTTAAGCCAAGCTGAGAGCACTATGCGCAAACGAATTGCTGAAAAGCATATGAGAGCGGGCGTTTCGATTATTGATCCGGCAACTGCTTATATTAGTGCACAAGCCGAAATCGGAGCAGATACGATTATTCATCCGAATGTAACAATTGCAGGCGACACAAAAATTGGCGAAGACTGCATTATTTCTTCAAACAGCCAAATCGTTAACAGCGTGATCGGTGACCGTACAACAATTCGTAGTTCAGAAATTTACGATAGCAGCATTGGTACAGATACAGCTGTAGGGCCATTTGCGCACGTTCGTCCACAATCAGTTTTAGGCAACGATGTGAAAATCGGTAACTTTGTCGAAGTGAAAAAAGCAGAAATCGGTAACGATAGTAAGGTTTCTCATTTGAGCTATATTGGCGATGCTACTGTCGGAACAGGTGTGAATATCGGCTGTGGAACCATCACTGTAAATTATGATGGCAAAAATAAATTCCAAACCATTATTGAAGATGACACATTCATCGGTTGTAATTCAAATCTGATTGCACCGGTTACTGTAGGCAAAGGATCATACGTTGCCGCAGGATCTACGATTTCCAAAAATGTACCTGAGGATTCATTGGCGATTGCACGTTCACGCCAAGAAAATAAAGAAGGCTATGCAAGTAGATTAAACAAGAAAAAATAGGAGGGTTCACACCTAATGGGCTATCAAAATGCAAACTCGAAATTGAAAATCTTTTCATTGAATTCGAACCAGGAGCTAGCGGAAGAAATTTCTGAACATGCAGGTATTCCACTTGGAAAAAGTTCAGTAACACATTTCAGCGATGGTGAAATCCAAATTAATATTGAAGAAAGTATTCGTGGCTACGACGTATTTATCGTGCAATCGACTTCTCAGCCGGTCAACGAAAACTTGATGGAATTATTAATTATGATTGATGCTGTTAAACGTGCTTCTGCCCGCACAGTCAATGTTGTAATGCCTTACTATGGTTATGCGCGACAAGACCGTAAAGCCCGTTCACGTGAACCGATTACAGCGAAATTAGTAGCGAACTTATTGGAAACTGCAGGAGCAACTCGTGTCATCGTACTTGATTTGCATGCTCCTCAAATTCAAGGGTTCTTCGATATTTTGATTGACCACTTGGTAGCCGTACCATTGCTTTCTGATTATTTCTTGAATGAAAGTGGCGTTGACCTTGAAAATGTCATCATCGTTTCACCAGACCACGGCGGGGTTACACGCGCTCGTAAAATGGCGGATCGTTTGAAAGCACCAATCGCCATTATTGATAAACGTCGTCCAAAACCAAATGTTGCTGAAGTCATGAACATTGTAGGGAATGTAGAAGGCAAAACAGCCATCATTATCGATGATATTATTGATACAGCAGGTACAATTTCCATTGCTGCGAGTGCATTAATCGAAAGCGGTGCGAAAGAAGTTTTTGCATGCTGTACACACCCAGTCCTTTCTGGTCCAGCTGTGCAACGTATTAATGATTCGGTTATCAAGGAATTGATCATTACCAATTCGATTGCATTGCCTGAAGAAAAGAAATCTCCTAAGATCAAGCAGTTATCTGTAGCTCGTTTGCTAGCTGAGACAATTGTTCGTGTTCACGAACAAAAATCTGTCAGCACTTTATTTGATTGATCATTTGTAACATCTATCTATGCTCTATGTTTCATTAAGACAAAACACGGGTATGTACTAAGTATGTACTTATAGTGAACACGTACTTTTAATATAACTGGAGGCTGAAATCAATGGTAAAAATGACTGCACAAAAAAGAGAAAGCAGCAATAAAAATTCTGCATTAACGGAACTTCGTGGACAAGGCAATGTGCCGGGCGTAGTTTATGGTTTTAAAACAGAGACAACACCAGTGACAGTAACTGAAATTGATTTGATTAAAACGTTACGTGAATCTGGACGTAATGGCGTTATCAAATTGGAAATTGACGGTACGACTAAAAACGTCGTATTAAGCGACTATCAAATGGATGCGTTAAAAGGTAGCTTTAAGCATGTCGACTTTTTAGCAATCAATATGTCAGATGAGCTAGAAGTAGCTGCAGCTGTTCACTTAACTGGCGAATCAGTTGGTGAAAAAGAAGGCGGATTTGTTACTCAGCCGAACCGCGAAGTAAATATTCGTGTGAAACCATCTGATATTCCAGATGCACTAGAAGTAGACATCTCGAAATTGGAAATCGGCGAAACGATCACGGTTGGTGATATTCGTGAAACGGTATCTTATGAAATCCTTGACGAAGATGACTTTATCCTTGTTTCTGCAACTGCACCTCGTACACAAGATGAAATGGACGAACTTGAGTCTGGAACAGAAGAAAATGCAGAACCAGAAGTGGTTGGTAGCGAAGATTCTAAAGAAGAAGATAAAGAAGCATAAATTTGAATGGAAAATAGGGACTGTCGAGAGACAGTCCCTATTTTTACGTTGTATGAAAAGTCGCATATGCTTTTTTTACAAACTAATTATGATAAAATAAAAAACAGTGATAAAGCAAAGGAAGATGGATATGAAATTGATTATCGGCCTGGGCAATCCGGGCAAAGCATATGAAGATACGCGTCATAATATCGGCTTTAAAGTAATCGATTACTTGGCGAGCCAATGGAATGCACCGCTAACACAATCTAAGTTTAAAGGCATGTATTCTGTGAGTCACCGACCTGAAGGCAAAGTGATGTTGTTAAAGCCATTAACATACATGAATTTATCCGGTGAGAGCGTAGGAGCATTAATGGATTACTATAATATTGATTTAAAAGATATACTCGTTATTTACGATGACTTGGATTTGCCGACAGGGCAACTAAGATTACGTCAAAAAGGCAGTGCAGGTGGTCATAATGGCATTAAATCGTTAATTCAGCATGTAGGAAATCAGGAATTTAACCGTTTGCGCATTGGGATTAGCCGTCCCCCAACAGGTATGAAAGTACCGGATTATGTATTGCAGCGATTTTCGAAAGAAGAAATCCCAGAAATGACTGCGGCGATTAAAAAAAGTGCAGCTGCTTGTGAAACATGGCTATCTAAACCTTATGTAGAAGTTATGAATGAGTTTAATGGAGTTTAACCGCTTTGACGCATTTGGCGTTCAGGGCTTTTTTCTGTTTCATGTATTTTTTTGAAAGGAGGAAGTTGGATGAATCATATTTTACAGATTTTTTCGGAGGATACACAGACACAACGATTTATGGACGATTTAAAAAAAGGAAACGACCATCAGTTGATTTCCGGTTTATCCGGCAGCGCAAGACCAATTTTCTATCAAACGATTTGGACCGAATTAGAAGAACCTTTATTGATTGTGACACCCAATTTATTGCATGCACAGCGTGTGTACGATGATTTGGTTCGTCTAGTAGGAGAAGAACAAGTTCACCTTTATCCCGCAGAAGAACTAATCGCAGCAGAGGTATCGTTTTCCGGTCCAGAATTAAGGGCTCACCGCATTGACACCCTTGATCATATGAAGAGTGTCGGTAAAGGTATTTACATTACACCAGTTGCAGGCATGCGCAAGTTATTGCCAACAAAAGAGCAATGGGATTATGCTAATTTGCGAATTGCAGAAGGCGAAGAACTTGATACAAATGAATGGCTGTTAAAATTGGTAGCAATGGGATACTCGCGTACGCCAATGGTCACCACACCCGGTGAATTTGCGCTTCGTGGAGGCATTTTAGATATTTATCCACTGAATTTTGAACATCCCGTGCGCATCGAATTATTCGATACGGAAGTGGATTCGTTGCGCTTGTTTTCAGCGGAAGATCAACGTTCACTCGAAAAAGTCCAATCGCTCTGTATTTTGCCAGCCAGTGAATTGGTACTGTCCCCGGATCAACGAACTCAATTGGCGGAAAAGCTGGAAGTTCAATTGGCTTCTAGTTTGAAAAAAATCAAAGCTGACGATACGAAAGCCTTAATGCTTCAACATATTCAGCATGACATCGATTTATTGAAGCAAGGAGAAACTCCTGAACAATTAGCGAAGTACGCTTCATTAATTGATACACAATCAGCATTTTTGGGTGATTATTTCCCGGGGAATGGACTGGTCTTTTTTGATGAGCTCGGACGAATTCAAGAAATGACGGATACTCTGGAACGTGAAGAAGGCGATTGGATTGTTTCACTTCTTGAAGAGGGGAAATTTGTTCACGATGTGCCGTTAACGTATACGTTCCGCGAAATGATGTCGAAGTTGCAGCATAAAGTCACTTTTTTATCCCTATTCGTTCGGACGTTCCCCATGGTATCTATCAAAAAGTCATTGGCTTTTTCCTGCAAGCCGATGCAATCTTTTCATGGGCAAATGCATTTACTAAAAGCTGAAATGGAGCGCTGGACGTCAGGGAAGTCGCAAATTTTTATCGTTGCACAGGGAGATGAGCGTCTAGAAAAAGTTCGTTCAGTGTTAGCAGATTACGATATGGAGGCTGTGATTGCCACCCCTTCAACTGAAATACAAGGCGGGCAAATTTATTTGCTTGATGGGGAATTGTCAACGGGCTTTGAAATGCCGTTGCAGCGACTAGCCGTCATTACAGACTCTGAATTGTTTAAGCAACAGCCAAAAAAGAAAACACGTGCACAAAAACTAACAAATGCTGAGCGTATTAAGAGCTACTCAGAGATTAAGCCAGGGGATTACATTGTACATATCCACCACGGGATTGGTCGCTTTATAGGCATTGAAACGCTTGAAAGCGGAGGCGTTCATAAAGATTATTTGCATATCGTTTATAAAGCTGACGATAAATTATTTGTACCGGTCGATAAAATTGATTTGATACAAAAGTACATTGCCTCTGAAGAAAAAGAACCAAAACTGCATAAAATGGGCGGCGCAGAATGGAAGAAAACACGTACAAAAGTTTCTGCAGCGGTCCAAGACATTGCAGATGATTTGATCAAGCTATATGCCGAACGCGAAGCATTGAGAGGCTTTGCCTTTTCCGAAGAGCAAGATATGCAACGACAATTTGAAGCCGAGTTTCCATATGAAGAAACAACCGATCAATTGCGCTCGATTAACGAAGTAAAGCGCGACATGGAAAATGAACGACCGATGGACCGCCTTATATGCGGAGATGTTGGCTATGGGAAAACAGAAGTTGCCATTCGTGCAGCATTTAAAGCAGTACTCGACGGCAAACAAGTAGCATTTCTTGTACCAACCACAATTTTGGCGCAGCAACACTTTGAAACCATGAGTGAACGATTTAAAGATTACCCAATAACGGTCGGATTAATGAGTCGCTTCCGCTCTAAAAAGCAGCAAACAGAAACCGTTAAAGGGTTGAAAAATGGCTCGGTTGATGTTGTCATCGGCACGCATCGTATTTTATCGAAGGATATGCAATACAAGGATCTAGGATTATTAATTATCGATGAAGAACAGCGCTTTGGTGTTACTCATAAAGAAAAAATCAAACAGATGAAGACAAACGTAGATGTCTTGACGTTAACAGCGACGCCAATCCCCCGTACGCTTCATATGTCGATGATTGGTGTGCGCGATTTGTCCGTAATCGAAACACCACCAGCAAACCGTTTTCCTGTCCAAAGCTACGTGATGGAACATAACGGTGCGCTCGTTCGCGAAGCCATTGAACGTGAAATGGCGCGAGGTGGACAAGTCTTTTATTTGTATAACCGTGTGGATGATATGACGCGGAAAGTAGAAGAAATTCAACAATTGGTTCCTGAAGCACGCGTTGGTTATGCTCATGGGCAAATGAGTGAAACGGAATTGGAATCAGTTATCTTGAGTTTTCTTGATGGCGATTACGATGTTTTAGTGACAACGACAATTATCGAAACCGGCATTGATATTCCAAACGTAAATACATTGATTGTCTATAATGCCGATCGCATGGGATTGTCACAGCTGTATCAATTGCGTGGGCGTGTTGGACGTTCGAGTCGTGTGGCGTATGCATACTTTATGTACCAGCGTGACAAAGTGTTAACCGACGTTGCCGAAAAACGATTGATGGCGATCAAAGAATTCACAGAGCTTGGTTCTGGTTTTAAAATTGCTATGCGCGATTTAACCATACGCGGAGCGGGTAATTTACTCGGGTCACAACAAC is part of the Planococcus sp. PAMC 21323 genome and encodes:
- a CDS encoding RidA family protein, which produces MNFVATNKAAAAIGPYSQGVVSGGLLYSSGQIPLTATGELVDGSIADQTHQVFSNLKAVLAEAGSSLNDVIKTTVFIKDMNDFVALNEIYASYFGDHKPARSTVEVARLPKDVKVEIEVIAKVSE
- the spoVG gene encoding septation regulator SpoVG; amino-acid sequence: MEVTDVRLRRVQTDGRMRAIASITLDNEFVIHDIRVIDGNDGLFVAMPSKRTPDGEFRDIAHPINSSARTKLQEAVLTAYEQSESESVLENAGV
- the glmU gene encoding bifunctional UDP-N-acetylglucosamine diphosphorylase/glucosamine-1-phosphate N-acetyltransferase GlmU — protein: MANTYAVILAAGQGTRMKSKLYKVLHPVCGMPMVEHVTNNVEQLGVEKIVTVVGHGAEKVQQQLGEKSEYALQAEQLGTAHAVQQTASLIEGLAGTTLVVCGDTPLIRPETMQALLDQHAETRAKATILTAIAENPTGYGRILRNSDGIVEKIVEQKDASPEEQQVKEINTGTYCFDNEALFEALQLVSNDNVQGEYYLPDVIEILQKQGEIVAAYATDSFDETLGVNDRVALSQAESTMRKRIAEKHMRAGVSIIDPATAYISAQAEIGADTIIHPNVTIAGDTKIGEDCIISSNSQIVNSVIGDRTTIRSSEIYDSSIGTDTAVGPFAHVRPQSVLGNDVKIGNFVEVKKAEIGNDSKVSHLSYIGDATVGTGVNIGCGTITVNYDGKNKFQTIIEDDTFIGCNSNLIAPVTVGKGSYVAAGSTISKNVPEDSLAIARSRQENKEGYASRLNKKK
- a CDS encoding ribose-phosphate diphosphokinase; amino-acid sequence: MGYQNANSKLKIFSLNSNQELAEEISEHAGIPLGKSSVTHFSDGEIQINIEESIRGYDVFIVQSTSQPVNENLMELLIMIDAVKRASARTVNVVMPYYGYARQDRKARSREPITAKLVANLLETAGATRVIVLDLHAPQIQGFFDILIDHLVAVPLLSDYFLNESGVDLENVIIVSPDHGGVTRARKMADRLKAPIAIIDKRRPKPNVAEVMNIVGNVEGKTAIIIDDIIDTAGTISIAASALIESGAKEVFACCTHPVLSGPAVQRINDSVIKELIITNSIALPEEKKSPKIKQLSVARLLAETIVRVHEQKSVSTLFD
- a CDS encoding 50S ribosomal protein L25/general stress protein Ctc — translated: MVKMTAQKRESSNKNSALTELRGQGNVPGVVYGFKTETTPVTVTEIDLIKTLRESGRNGVIKLEIDGTTKNVVLSDYQMDALKGSFKHVDFLAINMSDELEVAAAVHLTGESVGEKEGGFVTQPNREVNIRVKPSDIPDALEVDISKLEIGETITVGDIRETVSYEILDEDDFILVSATAPRTQDEMDELESGTEENAEPEVVGSEDSKEEDKEA
- the pth gene encoding aminoacyl-tRNA hydrolase, with the translated sequence MKLIIGLGNPGKAYEDTRHNIGFKVIDYLASQWNAPLTQSKFKGMYSVSHRPEGKVMLLKPLTYMNLSGESVGALMDYYNIDLKDILVIYDDLDLPTGQLRLRQKGSAGGHNGIKSLIQHVGNQEFNRLRIGISRPPTGMKVPDYVLQRFSKEEIPEMTAAIKKSAAACETWLSKPYVEVMNEFNGV